GAAGGAGTAGCAACACTAGCCGTAGACAGAGTTACTGTTCCAATATTTGCTTCATTAGCAACTATATAATTACCAAAATACATATCGCTTTGCTTTTCATTCTGCAGTGCCGTTACAATAGAGGCACTAGCATTTACATTTACAGGTGTATCCTGCCCCATAACCGTACCCGAAAAACCGACCATCAGCGCGATGGCTCCAAGAAGCATTAATGATCTTTTCATTTTTTTTGTTTTAAAAGATTAAACACATTCAAAACGTTAATGGGTGGTGCTACCTAGGAATGCCCATCGCCATCAAGCAATTTTGTTTTTCCTCCCCCTCAACACTCCTAGCAAATCAGCTTGTTCCAGCAGCTGGTGCTGGTTTGATAACTCTACAACAGCATGTTTTCGGAAAGTGTTTACAAGCGCACGGACTTTAACCTTTTAAACACTGTGTGCTAAGCAATCATTACGGGGAGATGGCGCTGCTCTAGGGCATAAAAAAGCCAGGCGCTACGGCCTGGCTTTTTTTATTGGTAACCCCAACGAACGGGCTACTGGTTGCCCGTGGGCTTATCCTTGGGCTTATCTTTCTCCTTCTCCTTTTCGTTCTTGCTGCGGGTTTCCCTGGAGTCTATCAGCTTCACCTTGGCCTCGATGAGCGGGTTGAGCTGCGAGATAATCTGGTTGTACTCGGGCTTGCTCGATATCTGGGCGAAGGCGTTGATGCGGTTGGCCAACTTGAGATACTGGTCGCGCGCCTGGCGGCCGGTCTGTACGGGCGATTCGGGATCCTTGGTTCCATAGGCCTGCGTGCGGGCGTTCTGTACGGCTAGAAACTTAGCTCGGGTGGCCATCACATCGTCCCAAAATGTCTTTACGCCCAGTTTGGCAAGCGCGCTAACGAGCTCGGGCTTGGAGGTAAAGAGGGCATCGATCTTGCTGATGGTGGTTACCTCGGCATCGTACGACATCTCCTCGATATCCCACCCCTGCTCCTCGACGGCGCGAACGATAGCTAGCGCAGGCACTCGAATCTCGTCCTTGGGGTTGCGCGAGTACGACTTTACTAGCCCCTTGAAGCTGCCCACGTAGCCGTCGAGCTCGCCATCGAGCTTTACCATCTCCTCGGTCTTCTCCTTTTCGGTGATTACGGTAGAGGTGCTCTCGAAGCGGTTGGTGCGGCGCTCGAGTTCGGACAGTTCGGCCTCCAGCTCCAGCGTTTTCACATCGAACGACTTCAGTACGGCAATCATCTGGCGTAGTAGGCCAATTTGTTCGTCAACGTGCAGTCGACTCATGAATGTTCCTTTTAATTTCATAATCCTTATGTGTTAAATTTTTCCAATTATATAAAATATGCACAAACAACCAATATCCATTAAGCATGTTATAAAACATCCAATTCGGCAAAGGTGCCATGTTTTCTCCGTACAAGCAGCCACAAGCACGTCAAGTCACCCAATCAAAAAAATAGGGAATTAGGGCTTTGTACCATATACAAAAGCACCAACGGAACTCCGGTGACCCCTTTGTATATGGTACAAGACCCCCAACGGAACTCCGGCGAAGCCTTTGTATATGGTACAAAGCACCCAACGGAACTCCGGCGAAGCCTTTGTATATGGTACAAAGCACCCAACGGAACTCCGGTGGAGCCTTTGTATATGGTACAAAGCACCCAACGAAGTTCTGGCGAGCCTTCTGTACCTGTAAAGTCCATCGGCAAGAGGTTCTACCGCATAAACCACCGTGCCAGCTTCAGCTTAGCCGAGGTGTAGGGTGGAAAAAAGAACGAAAGGTTTACCAGAGTCGACGTGCTGAGGATGCTCTTGTGGTGCGAGAAGGCCTCGAAGCTGCGGCGGCCATGGTAGCTGCCCGTACCGCTGGCCATCACCCCGCCAAAGGGCACCTTGGGGCTCACCAGGTGCAGCAGCGCGTTGTTGATGGCGCCGCCGCCAAACTCCACCTGCTCCACAAAGAAGCGCTCCACCCGCTTGCTCTGGGTGAAGAGGTACAGCGCCAGCGGGTAGCGGTTGCGGCGAACGATGGCTAGCGCCTCGTCGAGGCTATCGTAGACGATGATGGGGAGGATGGGGCCGAAGATCTCCTCCTGCATGATGGGCGCCTCGAGCGAGACATTCTCCAATAGAGTCGGCTCGATGTAGAGTTTTTCGGGGTTGCTGCGCCCGCCGTGCGCGATGCGGCCATCGGCCAGGTAGCCCATCAGCGTATCGAAGCGGCGTCGGTTGACGATGCGGGTAAGGTCGGCACACCGTTCGGGATCATCACCATAAAACTCCCTGATGCACCCTTTAGCCAGCTCCACCACCTCGTCCTTTACGCTGTGGTGCACCAGCAGGTAGTCGGGTGCCACGCACGTTTGCCCGGCGTTGAAGAACTTGGCCCACACCAGCCGCCTTACCGATACCCGGAGGTTGGCATCGGCATGAACGATAGCCGGACTCTTGCCGCCCAGCTCCAGCGTCACGGGGGTGAGGTGCTTGGCAGCCATCCCCATCACCTGCCGCCCTACCTTGGGGCTACCCGTAAAGAAGATATGGTTGAAAGGGAATCCTTCAATGAGCATGGGGCCCAGCTGCGCCCCCGATCCCGGAGCGACGCTAACGTAGCAGGAGTCGAAGGTTTCGCCCACCAGCTTAGCAACAACGGCAGCCGTATGCGGGGCCATATCGCTTGGCAGCAGCACGGCGCAGCAGCCGGCAGCAATAGCGCCGACGAGCGGAGCGATGAGCAGCTGAAAGGGGTAGTTCCAAGGCCCAATGATGAGCACCACCCCGCGCGGCTCGGCCACAATCCGCGAGCGCGAGGGCTGAAGCATCAGCGACGTACCTACCCGCTGGGGCCTCATCCACCGCTTCAGATGGCTGATGGCGTAGTCGATCTCCTCGTACAGGATGCCCACCTCGCTGGAGAACGCCTCGTAGACCGGCTTGCACATGTCGGCATGTAGGGCGGTAAGGATTTCGTCCTCGCGCCGCTTGATGGCCGCTTTAAGTTTCGCGAGCTGCGCCACCCTAAAGGCGTAACTGCGGGTGCTGCCTCCGTCAAAGAAAGCGCGTTTGGCGCTATAGGCCTGCTCGATGTCTTGCTCCTGCATGTCGGTAGTGTTTTAAATTGAAATCAATCCAAGATCAGCAAAGATAGCAATCCCCCCTCTGTTAAAATCGGAAAAGAAGCCGCTGCCGCACCATATAATTCGAAATTTATCGTTATCCTAGCAGCCCCTTACCGCATCCGAAACCCATTTTGACTACGCAAACAGATGAAACACCCCTTCTGCAAAACAGCGCTCGCCACGCTCACCCTGCTCCTTTTTCAGCTGGCCGCCATGGCGCAAGGCGATGCTACGCCCGACAGCGCCAGCTACGCCAACCTCATCCACGCTCCCGTAGCTCGCATCTTTAGCGCAAGAAATGGGACGAGGTGGATTATCGCTGGCAAGGACAGCAGCCTGCTGTACCGGGTAACACACAAGGGCGTCGTCATCAACATGAGGGATACCGCCGGGCTCCCCTGCGATACCCGATTCAGCGATGTGCTCATCATCCGAAACAACCGCGTGCTTGTTGGAACTAAGAACCGGTACGTATTCAGCTTCAACGGCGATAAGGCCAAATGGATCAACAGCAGCTACGGGCTTACCGATAGCACCATCGACCACTTCGAGTGGGATAAAAGGCAGAAGCTCCTCTTTGTCGAAACGGCCAACTCTCGTTTTCTGGTGAAGCACCACAACAAGCTCATCAACATCCGCTTCTCCGAGGTTAAGGACACGCTCACCACCTTCGACGAGATCCGCCACTTCATAAAGAGCAACTTCCGATGGAGCATCCAGAAGGGCATCTGCGAGGTGTGCGCCGATATCGACTTCAGCTTCCGCGCCGAGAAGTTCGTCAGCGAGGAAGACCTCCAGCACATTAAGGACACCCTTCGCCCGGGCGACATCATCGTAAAGCGCAACGACGAGCAGCTCTCCAACGTGGGCATCCCCGGCTTTTGGACCCATTCGGGAATATACGTAGGCTCCCTGGCGCAGCTCGACAGCTGCTTTAGCGGCATTGCCATGCTCGGCGGGCAAAAACCTTCGGCCTACATTCAGGAAAGCTACCGCGAGGTTTACGAAAGGCTAGCCGATAAACAGGGTTTAATTATTGAAGCAATTGGAAAGGGGGTGGTCATAAATCCGGTGGAGCATATTGCCAAGGTAGACTACCTGGCAGCGCTAAGGACAAACCTCGACAAAGCCGACATCTTTAAGTCGCTTCTCACGGCCTTCGAGTACCTCGGCACGCCCTACGACTACCTGTTCGACTTCAGCAACGACAACGAGCTGGTGTGTAGCGAGCTCGTTTACCTCTCGTTCCGACCATCGCCAAACAAGACGGGAATTAACTTTATCATGGGAGAACTTGATGGAGAAACCTTCCTTTCGCCCAACGACATCGCCAAGCAGTACAGCCTAGAATGGAAGCAGCCCTCGCCGCAGCTAAAGCTGGTATTCTTCTACGATGCCAAGCGGCGACAGCGCAAGTCGGAAAGGCGCAACGAGGCGGCATTCGCCAAGTCGTGGAGGCGGAAGAGCCTCTACTAGGAATCTACTGGTTAACGAAACAAACGGTACTGCAGGCAATAACCCCAGCCGTCTCTGTGCGCAGGCGGCTTTCGCCCAGCGATATTTCAACGAAGCCATGCTGCTTAGCCAGTTCCACCTCCTCGATGCTGAAATCACCTTCGGGACCAATAAGAATAAGGGCATTCTCGCCGGGATCAACGGCATGCTTTAGCAGCACCTTTTCGCCCTCGTTGCAGTGGGCAATAAGCTTCTTACCCTCGAATGGAAGTTTTACCAGTTCCTTAAACGGCGTAATCTCGTTCACCTTTGGATGGTAAGCCTTCAGCGATTGCTTAACGGCTGCCGTCACCACCTTCTCCGAGCGCTCCTGCTTAACGGTTCTACGTTCGGAGTGAAATGACTCCAGCGGCGTAATCTCGTCGATGCCGATTTCGGTTACCTTTTCCAGGAACCACTCGTAGCGGTCGATTAGCTTAGTAGGCCCAATGGCTACATGAAGGTAGTAGGGACGCTTGCCGTAGCACTCTTGCTTTTCTACCACCTCTACCCTACACCGCTTCGGATTGGCATCCGCAACCTTGGCAACGTAAAATCCGCCAACGCCATCAACAAGGTAGATTTGCTCGCCAACCTCCATGCGCAGCACGCGCACGCAGTGCTTCGACTCCTCCTCGCTTAAGGTGTACGACGATCCGGCAATATCAGGGGTATAGAAAATATTCATGCCGCGAAGATAGCAAAAATCAGCCGAGCCGATAATTCACTCCTGATTCTTAAAGGATATATGAACAATCAGCCAACAAATTCGCTTAATTTACATGACCATTCAAAAAACAGTATGTTAGTCAAAATTTATCCCGAAAATCCGAACGAGCGCCAAATTAACGAGGTGGTACGAGTACTCGAAAACGATGGTGTTATCATCTACCCCACCGACTCCGTTTATGCGCTTGGCTGCAGCCTTAAAAGCAAGAAGGGGCTCGAACGCATCCTTAAAATAAAGGGGCTAAAGCAAAAAGATGTCGACTTCTCCATAATCTGCACCGATTTAAGCAACCTCTCGCAGTTTGCAAAGGTCGACAACGCCACCTTTAAGCTGATGAAGAAAAACCTGCCAGGACCTTTTACCTTTATTTTACCCGCATCCAACAAGATTCCCGACATATTTTTGGACAAAAAAAAGACCATCGGCATTCGTATCCCCGACAATCCAATCCCAATAGCCATAACCGCAGCGCTTGGGCACCCGCTTATCACCACATCCATCAAGGATGATGATCAGATAATTGAATACACAACCGATCCAGAGCTAATACACGAACGATTCGAGCACCTAGTAGATCTTACCATTGATGGTGGGTACGGAGGAAATATAGGAACCACTGTCGTTGATTGTACTACCCCAGAATTCGAGATTGTAAGGGAAGGGAAAGGTGAACTTATAGAATAAGTTCAAAATTGCAGATACAAAAAAAGGTCGTTCAAATTGAACGACCTTTTCTTTATCGTAGAAGAAACTTACTAGTAGCGATTAGTTCTTGGGCCACGGTTTCCACCGCCTCTGTTACCACCGAAAGAACCTCTTGGCTTGTCTTCTCTTGGCTTAGCTTCAGATACAGAAATTGTTCTGCCATCGTACTCAACTTGGTTAAGTTCTTCGATAGCACGATTTGCTTCCTCGTCAGAAGCCATTTCAACAAAACCAAAACCTCTTGAGCGGCCGGTTACTTTGTCAGTAATTACTTTTGCAGAGCTAACTTGTCCGTACTCTTCAAAAAGTTGTGCTAGGTCATCATCATTGACTCTAAAACTCAAGTTCGAAATAAAAATGTTCATTTGTCTAAAAAAATTAAAGCTTTTATCCTTTGTTTTCGGTGAGTCTTTTAGATGGAGTCGACGATGACTTTTCTGAAATTTGATCTAGTTATTAGAATAACTTTCAAAAATTTTTATCTGACAAACTAACTAGAAACTCAGACGGCAACAAATTCAATGACAAATATCGTCTCTTTTTTCAAATAATCAAGAGTCCGCACTACTTTTTTACAAAAAAAACACAATATTCCTTAAGACAGATATACTAATTAAACCATTTTAGCCTTTTCTGGGCCTCATCATTAGGATGAATACCTTTTACAAGCCAAATTTTCATAGACAATCGCGCGACGACCTTACTTAAAGAGTCTTTCGCTTACACGACAACAAGCCCATTTTTCCGCGCCGTTTTCCAAACTTTAGAGGACGAAATCACCGCTACTCCACCTGGCAAATGATTTTTTGCCAAACTTATCACCAAATCTACCGCTACAAAATTCGAATGCTCATCGAGAAGAAGGAAGAAATTCTCCCAAAAGGCAATTTCCTCTAGGCGAAATATCACCTCGACCATTTTGCTTTGGGTAAAGATATGCAGCTTGGGGCGGCGGCTATCGGTTAGCAGCAGCTGGTAGCCATCGGCGAGCCACACCAGGGTTCCGCTATCTGGGAAGCTATCGTTCTTTACGGTCACGAGGCAGCCGGCAATGAGCGTTGGGGCCACCTTCGCCTGTGGGACTCTGTCATCAAACCAGGTTGCGACGCTCTTTTCTAAGCCCAGGTTGTGCATGTAGTTGTAGGTCGCCTTTCGCAGCCCTTCGCCCAGCATTTCGAGGTCGGTATCGGTGCTATCGGTAAAGAATATTTCGTTGTTGGCGAACGGATTTTTCTTGCTCGACAGCGGCTTTGCCCCATACCTTTCGGGGTTGCATCCTGCGGGGCTATGCACCGTCATGGCAAAGCGGTGCCAGAAGGCCGATTGGATGAGCTTCTGCTCGAAGAGCTGGCGTACGACCTCGAGGGAGTCGATGGTTTCCTGCGTGGTTTCGGAGGGGAAACCGTACATCAGGTAGGCGTGCACCAGGATGCCCGCCGAGGAGAGGGCGCTGGTAACCTTTGCCGTTTGCTTGATGTCTACACCTTTACTCATTAGGGCAAGCAAGCGGTCGGAGGCCACCTCGAGCCCGCCGGATACGGCAATGCAGCCGGCCCGCGCCATCAGCAGGCAGAGTTCGCGGGTGAAGCTGCGCTCGAACCGCACGTTGGCCCACCAGCTAACGGTTAGCCCACGACGGATGATTTCGAGCGATATCTTCTTGAGCAGCGCGGGAGGGGCAGCCTCGTCGACAAAGTGGAAGCCCGACTGCCCGGTTTGCGCCATTACGTCCTCCATCATATCCACAATGGCCGAGGCGTCGTAGGGTTCGAAGCGCTTGATGTAGTCGAGCGTGACGTCGCAGAAGGCACACTTGGCCCAGTAGCAGCCGTGCGCTAGGATGAGCTTATTCCAGCGGCCATCGCTCCAGAGCTTAAGCATGGGGTTGGGGGTTTCCAGCATGTCGAGGTACTTGCCAATGGGCAGCTGGCTGTACAGGGGGGCTGGCCGCTCGCTGCCCGCCACATCTAGGTGCGCATTGCCTACGTTGGTCAGCTTGCCATCCTTTAGGAAGGAGGTTCGCACGAGGGTATCCTCGCTCCTCTTGCCCTGCATGTGCTCCAAAAGGCGGAGGATGGAGATCTCGCCATCATCGTAAAGAAGGTAGTCGATGTACCCGAAAAGGCGCGGGTCGGAGAGGTCGCGTAGCTCAGTGCTCACGTATCCACCGCCCATCAGCACCTTTACGTTGGGACGATTTTGCTTCAGCCAGCTAGCGCAGATCAGCGCGGCATAAAGGTTCCCAGGGAAGGGTACCGTAAAGCCAACCACATCGGGCTTTACTTCATCAAAATAAGCTGAAAAGGTATCAATAATTAGGCGATCGATCAGGCTGGGCTCGCCATCGACCGCAGCCTTTAGGCTATCGAAGGTGGGCAGGGCAACGCAGAGCGACTCGGCGTAGCGGATGAGTTCGAAGTGGGGCGATACGTTGCGACGGATGAAGTCGCTGATATCCTCGATGTAGAGCGTGGCCAGGTGCTTAGCCCGATCCAGAACGCCCAAATCGCCAAAGAGGAACTCGAGGTCGGCCAGGTGCCTGAAACGCTCACCCTCGGGCAGGAATCCGCGCGTGCCGATGCGGTTGGCCAGCGTAGCATCGCCACCGCGTAGAAAGCGGATCACCGAATCGATGGTGGCTATGTAGCGATGGCGCAGAGCTAGCATCTTGGCATCTGCATGGCTGGTAGCGCCGGCATCGTCAACCGAGTCGAATACTTCAGCCAGCATCGCTGCCGTAAAAATCCGGTCAATGAGCTCGATGCCCAGATCTTGCTGGTAAACCTCAACTCCCTGCTTCGAGAGGTAGCCGGCCAGGTAGGGCGTGGCTGGATATGGGGTGTTGAGCTGCGTTAGCGGCGGAGTGACAAGTAGGATGCGCATTGCGTAGGATCTCTTCGGTAAATAATGGCCAAAGATACTAGAAAAGGGGAACGGAACATCGGAAAAAGGGCGTGGTGGGGGCCGCTTGGCGGTAAACAAATTGCGGCGGCAGCTGTTTAGGTCGGTAAAACAAATCGAACTAGCATGAAAAATTTAGCAGCAGCACTTTTACTTCTTGCCTCGGCATCGGCCTTTGGGCAGCAGAAATGGGCGGTAGACCCATCGCACTCGGGCGTAAAGTTTTCGGTAACGCACATGATGGTATCGGAGGTGGATGGCCGCTTCACCAAGTTTAACGGAACCATAGACTCGGCATCGCCCGACTTCATCAATGCCAAGATCAGCTTTACGGTTGACGTGAACAGCATCAGCACCGACAACGAGATGCGCGACAAGCATCTGAAATCCGACGATTTCTTTAACGCGGAAAAGTTTCCTAGCATGACCTTTACCAGCACTTCGTTTAAGCGCGTGAAGGGCAACAAGTACCTTCTAGAGGGCAACCTCACCATTAGGGATGTTACCAAGAAGGTGAAGTTCAGCACCACCTTCATGGGCAAGGCAAAATCGAAGCAGGGAATGCTGGCCGCCTTTAAGGCCACCGCGGTTATTGACCGTTTGGCCTTTGGGCTGAAGTGGAATGCACTTACCGAGGCTGGTGGCGCCATGGTGGGAAAGGACGTGACCATTAACCTGAACCTGGAGTTTGGAGAAGCAAAGTAACCATTAAGCGCAGATGGGGAGCCCCACGCGCTCTTCCTGTTAGATTCTATGCATTGGGCCATCCTCCTAGCTTAGGAGGATGGCCCAATGTATTTTGAGAAAATTTGTCGGCTGACAATTGTCCAAAAATCTTTTTTTGAAGGATTTGTTGGCAGGCAAATGGGTCAAAACTTTTTTTTGAAGGATTTATTGGCTGACAAATAGCCCAAAAACTTTTTTTGAAGGATTTGTCGACTGACAAATGAACCAAAAATTTTTTTTAAGGGATTTGCCGACGAACAAATGGGCAAAAAACTTTCTTGGGAAGATTTGTCGGCTGACAAATGGGTTTAAAGCCATTACCAACCCTCGGTTGCGTGCTTAAACGCTACTTCGCCACCTTTCCCGCCTTAAAGGTTATCGTTCCTTGATCCGACTTCAGCACCAGCGTCGATTCGTCGACCGTTGCTGCTAGCGGAGCGGCGAGCAGGCGGCGGTAGAGGCGCTCGACGTCGCCGATAGCGCCCGTGCAGAGCATCTTGGTTGCCCCAACCCTATCGAACGTAACCACGTTGCCCCGCAGCGTAAACGCGCCGAAGTAGCGGTTGCAGCAGGTGCCGTGGATGCGGGATGTTTGTGGATCGAAAACCAGCGTGGCCTCCTCGCCGGCAGGCACGTCGATGCTCCGATCGCCGCTTTCGATCCTAACCATATTCCAGGTTTTGGCGTAGAGCAGCGCGGTGTCGAGATGGAGGGTGTCGACCACAGCAGCGGCTTCAGGACGACTCGTAGAGCCCCCCTTAAACGAGGCGCAGCCGCCAAGAGCAGCGACCAGCGCTAAAAGGGTAACGATTGCTTTCATACAATAAGAGCATTAAGGTATCCTTTGGAGCGAACATTTCACTTTTAAGCTTGCCAGAGCCGAATGCAACTTAGTATATCCTAAAAGCGAAATCACTACTACCCTACCGCCCTTTATACGGGGCAGGGCTACTTTCGGTTGAGGAAGTGGGTAACCGCCTCCGAGAAGCCCGAGCTGGCAGCATCGCCCACCACATGGTGCTGCAGCCTCAGCGGCTCCGCAGCGTTAGCCACCACGTAGCTGTGCGGCGTATAGTCGAGCATATCCACATCGTTAAAGTCGTTTCCGACAACCATAACGTCGCTACGCAAGACGTTAAGCTTAGAGGCCAACATCTCCAGCGCATGCCCCTTCGAAACGTTCTTATCGAACACCTCTACCCACATATTCTCGCCATTGATGGGCGATGTCGTACGGATAACCTTATAATCGGAAAGGCTAGCGGCAATCCGGTCAAAGCGGTCCAAGTCTGGCTCCATAAACGCCAGCGCCTGGCACGATTCGGGGTACTCATCCATCCTCAGCGGAAAGCAGTAGTCGGGGTAGTGCCGCATCCGCTCGTGGAAGTCGGATATGGGATGCTCCGTCGCCGAGTAGTAGAAGTGGTGCGTATCGGGCACCGGCTTGTGCAGCATAAAGTCGAGGTGGTGGC
This window of the uncultured Acetobacteroides sp. genome carries:
- a CDS encoding DUF6261 family protein encodes the protein MSRLHVDEQIGLLRQMIAVLKSFDVKTLELEAELSELERRTNRFESTSTVITEKEKTEEMVKLDGELDGYVGSFKGLVKSYSRNPKDEIRVPALAIVRAVEEQGWDIEEMSYDAEVTTISKIDALFTSKPELVSALAKLGVKTFWDDVMATRAKFLAVQNARTQAYGTKDPESPVQTGRQARDQYLKLANRINAFAQISSKPEYNQIISQLNPLIEAKVKLIDSRETRSKNEKEKEKDKPKDKPTGNQ
- a CDS encoding aldehyde dehydrogenase, which codes for MQEQDIEQAYSAKRAFFDGGSTRSYAFRVAQLAKLKAAIKRREDEILTALHADMCKPVYEAFSSEVGILYEEIDYAISHLKRWMRPQRVGTSLMLQPSRSRIVAEPRGVVLIIGPWNYPFQLLIAPLVGAIAAGCCAVLLPSDMAPHTAAVVAKLVGETFDSCYVSVAPGSGAQLGPMLIEGFPFNHIFFTGSPKVGRQVMGMAAKHLTPVTLELGGKSPAIVHADANLRVSVRRLVWAKFFNAGQTCVAPDYLLVHHSVKDEVVELAKGCIREFYGDDPERCADLTRIVNRRRFDTLMGYLADGRIAHGGRSNPEKLYIEPTLLENVSLEAPIMQEEIFGPILPIIVYDSLDEALAIVRRNRYPLALYLFTQSKRVERFFVEQVEFGGGAINNALLHLVSPKVPFGGVMASGTGSYHGRRSFEAFSHHKSILSTSTLVNLSFFFPPYTSAKLKLARWFMR
- a CDS encoding YiiX/YebB-like N1pC/P60 family cysteine hydrolase, whose translation is MKHPFCKTALATLTLLLFQLAAMAQGDATPDSASYANLIHAPVARIFSARNGTRWIIAGKDSSLLYRVTHKGVVINMRDTAGLPCDTRFSDVLIIRNNRVLVGTKNRYVFSFNGDKAKWINSSYGLTDSTIDHFEWDKRQKLLFVETANSRFLVKHHNKLINIRFSEVKDTLTTFDEIRHFIKSNFRWSIQKGICEVCADIDFSFRAEKFVSEEDLQHIKDTLRPGDIIVKRNDEQLSNVGIPGFWTHSGIYVGSLAQLDSCFSGIAMLGGQKPSAYIQESYREVYERLADKQGLIIEAIGKGVVINPVEHIAKVDYLAALRTNLDKADIFKSLLTAFEYLGTPYDYLFDFSNDNELVCSELVYLSFRPSPNKTGINFIMGELDGETFLSPNDIAKQYSLEWKQPSPQLKLVFFYDAKRRQRKSERRNEAAFAKSWRRKSLY
- a CDS encoding 16S rRNA (uracil(1498)-N(3))-methyltransferase; its protein translation is MNIFYTPDIAGSSYTLSEEESKHCVRVLRMEVGEQIYLVDGVGGFYVAKVADANPKRCRVEVVEKQECYGKRPYYLHVAIGPTKLIDRYEWFLEKVTEIGIDEITPLESFHSERRTVKQERSEKVVTAAVKQSLKAYHPKVNEITPFKELVKLPFEGKKLIAHCNEGEKVLLKHAVDPGENALILIGPEGDFSIEEVELAKQHGFVEISLGESRLRTETAGVIACSTVCFVNQ
- a CDS encoding L-threonylcarbamoyladenylate synthase, coding for MLVKIYPENPNERQINEVVRVLENDGVIIYPTDSVYALGCSLKSKKGLERILKIKGLKQKDVDFSIICTDLSNLSQFAKVDNATFKLMKKNLPGPFTFILPASNKIPDIFLDKKKTIGIRIPDNPIPIAITAALGHPLITTSIKDDDQIIEYTTDPELIHERFEHLVDLTIDGGYGGNIGTTVVDCTTPEFEIVREGKGELIE
- a CDS encoding RNA-binding protein, coding for MNIFISNLSFRVNDDDLAQLFEEYGQVSSAKVITDKVTGRSRGFGFVEMASDEEANRAIEELNQVEYDGRTISVSEAKPREDKPRGSFGGNRGGGNRGPRTNRY
- a CDS encoding radical SAM protein, which gives rise to MRILLVTPPLTQLNTPYPATPYLAGYLSKQGVEVYQQDLGIELIDRIFTAAMLAEVFDSVDDAGATSHADAKMLALRHRYIATIDSVIRFLRGGDATLANRIGTRGFLPEGERFRHLADLEFLFGDLGVLDRAKHLATLYIEDISDFIRRNVSPHFELIRYAESLCVALPTFDSLKAAVDGEPSLIDRLIIDTFSAYFDEVKPDVVGFTVPFPGNLYAALICASWLKQNRPNVKVLMGGGYVSTELRDLSDPRLFGYIDYLLYDDGEISILRLLEHMQGKRSEDTLVRTSFLKDGKLTNVGNAHLDVAGSERPAPLYSQLPIGKYLDMLETPNPMLKLWSDGRWNKLILAHGCYWAKCAFCDVTLDYIKRFEPYDASAIVDMMEDVMAQTGQSGFHFVDEAAPPALLKKISLEIIRRGLTVSWWANVRFERSFTRELCLLMARAGCIAVSGGLEVASDRLLALMSKGVDIKQTAKVTSALSSAGILVHAYLMYGFPSETTQETIDSLEVVRQLFEQKLIQSAFWHRFAMTVHSPAGCNPERYGAKPLSSKKNPFANNEIFFTDSTDTDLEMLGEGLRKATYNYMHNLGLEKSVATWFDDRVPQAKVAPTLIAGCLVTVKNDSFPDSGTLVWLADGYQLLLTDSRRPKLHIFTQSKMVEVIFRLEEIAFWENFFLLLDEHSNFVAVDLVISLAKNHLPGGVAVISSSKVWKTARKNGLVVV
- a CDS encoding YceI family protein, which gives rise to MKNLAAALLLLASASAFGQQKWAVDPSHSGVKFSVTHMMVSEVDGRFTKFNGTIDSASPDFINAKISFTVDVNSISTDNEMRDKHLKSDDFFNAEKFPSMTFTSTSFKRVKGNKYLLEGNLTIRDVTKKVKFSTTFMGKAKSKQGMLAAFKATAVIDRLAFGLKWNALTEAGGAMVGKDVTINLNLEFGEAK
- a CDS encoding META domain-containing protein yields the protein MKAIVTLLALVAALGGCASFKGGSTSRPEAAAVVDTLHLDTALLYAKTWNMVRIESGDRSIDVPAGEEATLVFDPQTSRIHGTCCNRYFGAFTLRGNVVTFDRVGATKMLCTGAIGDVERLYRRLLAAPLAATVDESTLVLKSDQGTITFKAGKVAK
- a CDS encoding HAD family hydrolase, yielding MKIVATDLDGTLLPHGGKVSNRDLDTLRMLGNQGVVRVLATGRSFYAILRNIPRTFPIDYLIFSTGVGVMDWRTGEIIFSAQLSSSRVKYLVKELTRHHLDFMLHKPVPDTHHFYYSATEHPISDFHERMRHYPDYCFPLRMDEYPESCQALAFMEPDLDRFDRIAASLSDYKVIRTTSPINGENMWVEVFDKNVSKGHALEMLASKLNVLRSDVMVVGNDFNDVDMLDYTPHSYVVANAAEPLRLQHHVVGDAASSGFSEAVTHFLNRK